A window from Pseudomonas sp. Tri1 encodes these proteins:
- a CDS encoding LysR substrate-binding domain-containing protein, with amino-acid sequence MANPDKQDNQMPDLRVGLNELEAVTAVARRASFRQAAIDLSVSTTALSNTIAKVESNLETRLFNRTTRSVSLTEAGRMYMEQVGPALQDVRAALEAVRSHNVGPSGVLRINAFASAARSTLMPLMLEFSRRYPKVHIDLVTEGRLVDIVDGGFDLGVRSINLVPSDMIVIPLGRPQRYAIVGSPAYFEVHGRPRAPTDLLTHHCLRVRLPNGAIFPWYLERDGEVIRLDVNGQFTLDESGIAKAVVGTGVALGFFMEQDVQAEIETGEFERVLEDWTPARENLCLYYPNRRNPSAALKAFIDLARANIQPLAAGSGP; translated from the coding sequence ATGGCCAATCCCGATAAACAGGACAATCAAATGCCGGATCTTCGTGTAGGGCTCAATGAGTTGGAGGCGGTAACGGCCGTGGCGCGCCGGGCCTCGTTTCGACAAGCCGCTATCGACCTGAGTGTTTCCACGACTGCATTGAGCAATACCATTGCCAAGGTTGAGTCGAATCTTGAAACGCGGCTCTTCAATCGCACCACACGCAGTGTGTCTCTTACCGAGGCCGGCAGGATGTACATGGAGCAAGTCGGGCCAGCGCTACAGGATGTTCGCGCGGCGCTCGAGGCGGTGCGCTCTCACAATGTCGGGCCTTCGGGAGTCTTGCGCATCAATGCATTCGCGAGTGCCGCTCGCTCTACTCTGATGCCGCTGATGCTGGAGTTTTCGCGGCGCTACCCAAAGGTGCATATCGACCTGGTTACCGAAGGACGCCTCGTGGACATTGTCGATGGCGGATTCGACCTCGGGGTGCGGTCTATCAACCTGGTGCCCAGCGACATGATTGTCATCCCGCTGGGCCGGCCGCAACGTTACGCCATCGTGGGCTCGCCAGCGTACTTTGAGGTGCACGGCCGACCTCGGGCTCCAACCGATCTACTTACACATCACTGCCTACGGGTCCGCCTACCCAACGGCGCCATTTTTCCGTGGTATCTGGAGCGCGACGGGGAGGTCATCAGGTTGGATGTGAACGGGCAATTCACTCTGGACGAGTCCGGTATCGCCAAGGCTGTAGTCGGGACAGGCGTGGCCCTCGGCTTTTTCATGGAGCAGGACGTTCAAGCCGAGATCGAGACCGGAGAGTTTGAGCGGGTATTGGAAGATTGGACGCCGGCACGAGAAAACTTGTGCCTGTATTACCCGAACCGGCGCAACCCTTCGGCAGCGCTCAAGGCGTTTATCGATTTGGCCCGCGCCAACATTCAACCATTGGCAGCAGGAAGCGGCCCTTAG